A DNA window from Vigna unguiculata cultivar IT97K-499-35 chromosome 10, ASM411807v1, whole genome shotgun sequence contains the following coding sequences:
- the LOC114166868 gene encoding probable leucine-rich repeat receptor-like protein kinase At1g35710 isoform X1, with amino-acid sequence MNEGIMGKCVCSLVLMAFCMMPELASVFGATIPSSSINQEREALLNSGLWNDYRNISDHCDWKGISCNEAGSVTAIDSWYMKTPSSQELLWIDKLNFTAFPNLEHLRLTGMGLKGSIPTQITTLTNLSYLVLSNNHLHGSIPPQLGNLTQLQVLSLSRNSLAGFIPSTLGQLINLQYLSLESNKLQGSIPPQLGNLTQLNLLSLSGNSLAGLISSTLGQLINLRTLYLDSNKLQGSIPLQLANSTHLLELILSNNSLTGSVPSTFGQLKNLEALYLDSNKLEGSIPYTLGQLENLKLFFLQYNQITGPIPQEFGNLKVLQSLHLSNNSLNGSIPSTLGGLVSLVYLYLDSNQIQGHIPEELGYLTKLQVLQLSHNKISGLLPPRLLQMEKMSSLYLSSNQLCGSISLKTMKCPYDTIDLSHNLFNGSITSQIGCITDLSLSHNFLVGEIPFLFRRSFILSRLDLSYNNFSGKVHKELASLSYINLAYNSFDFSQDLDSKSKVPDYCYFQEDSLINDHHMPNFSYCHLVYKTDLQTRKSKLSIMLVVIPIIFFSLLVLLLILYFLRSIPKKKCEEISTKNGNFFSVWNYDGKIAFKDIIEATEDFDLKYCIGTGGYGSVYRAQLPSGNVVALKKLHRIESQNPSFDRSFRNEVKMLTEIRHRNIVKLHGFCLHNQCMFLIYQYMERGSLFYILNNDVEAKELNWSKRVNVIKGMAQALSYMHHDCTTPIVHRDVTSSNVLLNSQLEACVSDFGTARLLDPDSSNQTLVVGTYGYIAPELAYTLRVTEKCDVYSFGVVTLETLMGKHPREIISTSSNPTTQNMLVKDLLDSRLPLPIQKDAEDISLVINVALSCLCSKSNLRPSMQQVTEKLSGFKFLLDLPFQEVFIHQVMSQDIFHLSSNFQE; translated from the exons ATGAATGAAGGAATTATGGGAAAGTGTGTTTGCAGTTTGGTGCTTATGGCCTTCTGTATGATGCCTGAGCTAGCATCTGTGTTTGGTGCCACCATCCCTTCTTCTTCCATCAATCAGGAACGAGAGGCTTTGCTCAACAGCGGTTTGTGGAATGATTACCGTAATATCTCTGACCATTGTGATTGGAAGGGTATCTCTTGCAATGAAGCTGGAAGTGTTACTGCTATTGACAGTTGGTACATGAAGACTCCTTCATCACAAGAATTGCTTTGGATAGATAAGTTGAACTTCACTGCCTTCCCCAATTTAGAGCATCTGCGTCTAACTGGAATGGGTCTGAAAGGAAGCATCCCCACACAAATAACCACACTTACTAACCTTAGCTATCTCGTCTTGTCTAACAATCATCTCCATG GTTCAATACCACCGCAACTTGGCAACTTGACACAATTGCAAGTTTTATCTCTCTCTAGGAATTCTCTAGCAGGTTTTATCCCATCTACATTGGGTCAATTGATCAATTTGCAATATCTTTCTCTTGAATCAAACAAACTTCAAG GTTCAATACCACCGCAACTTGGTAACTTGACACAATTAAATCTCTTATCTCTCTCTGGGAATTCTCTAGCAGGTTTAATCTCATCTACATTGGGTCAATTGATCAATTTGCGAACTCTCTACCTTGATTCAAACAAACTTCAAG GTTCAATACCACTACAACTTGCTAATTCCACACATTTGCTGGAATTAATTCTCTCTAATAATTCGCTAACGGGTTCAGTCCCGTCTACTTTTGGTCAACTCAAGAACTTGGAAGCTCTTTATCTGGATTCAAACAAACTTGAAG GTTCAATTCCATATACTTTGGGTCAATTAGAGAACTTGAAGCTTTTCTTCCTTCAATATAACCAAATTACTGGTCCTATACCACAAGAATTtggaaatttaaaagttttacaaagtttACATCTCTCAAATAATTCCCTCAACGGTTCAATTCCTTCTactttaggtgggttggtgagttTGGTATACCTCTACCTTGATTCTAATCAAATACAAGGCCACATACCCGAAGAATTAGGATATCTAACCAAATTACAAGTTTTGCAACTTTCTCATAATAAGATTTCAGGCTTATTACCTCCAAGACTTTTGCAAATGGAAAAAATGTCCTCTTTATATCTCTCGTCAAATCAGTTATGTGGTTCAATCTCATTAAAAACCATGAAATGTCCGTATGATACAATTGATTTGAGCCATAACTTATTTAATGGAAGCATAACCTCTCAAATTGGTTGCATAACTGACCTTAGTCTGAGtcataattttcttgttggggagattCCATTTCTTTTTAGAAGAAGCTTCATACTTAGTCGATTGGATCttagttataataatttttcagGCAAAGTACACAAGGAACTTGCTAGTCTATCATACATAAATCTTGCATACAATTCCTTTGACTTCTCACAAGACCTTGACTCAAAATCAAAGGTACCAGACTACTGTTATTTTCAGGAAGACTCATTAATCAATGATCATCACATGCCGAATTTTTCATACTGCCACTTGGTTTACAAAACTGATCTTCAAACCAGAAAAAGTAAGCTAAGTATTATGTTGGTTGTTATTCCCATCATTTTCTTCAGCCTTTTAGTactacttttaatattatatttcctaAGATCTATTCCTAAGAAAAAATGTGAAGAAATATCAACAAAGAATGGAAACTTTTTTTCTGTATGGAACTATGATGGAAAAATTGCATTTAAAGATATCATTGAAGCAACTGAAGACTTTGACCTCAAGTATTGTATTGGGACAGGCGGATATGGCAGTGTCTATAGAGCACAATTGCCTAGTGGAAACGTTGTAGCATTAAAAAAACTCCATCGAATCGAATCTCAAAATCCATCTTTCGACAGAAGTTTTCGCAATGAGGTGAAGATGTTAACAGAAATTCGTCATAGAAACATTGTAAAGCTTCATGGATTTTGCCTCCACAATCAATGCATGTTTCTTATCTATCAGTACATGGAAAGAggtagtttattttatattttgaacaaTGATGTGGAAGCTAAGGAGTTGAATTGGAGTAAGAGGGTAAATGTGATTAAAGGGATGGCACAAGCTTTATCCTACATGCATCATGATTGTACCACACCAATTGTTCATCGAGACGTAACAAGTAGTAATGTTCTATTAAACTCACAATTAGAGGCTTGTGTCTCAGACTTTGGCACAGCTAGACTCCTTGATCCTGATTCTTCAAATCAAACCTTGGTAGTCGGGACTTATGGCTACATTGCCCCAG AGCTTGCTTATACATTAAGAGTGACAGAAAAATGTGATGTTTATAGTTTTGGGGTGGTGACTTTGGAAACATTAATGGGAAAACATCCTAGAGAGATAATATCAACTTCATCAAATCCAACTACTCAAAATATGTTGGTGAAAGATCTCTTGGATTCACGTCTTCCTCTTCCTATTCAGAAAGATGCTGAAGATATAAGTCTTGTGATAAATGTAGCATTATCATGTTTGTGCTCTAAATCAAACTTGAGGCCATCAATGCAACAAGTGACTGAGAAACTCTCTGGTTTCAAATTCCTATTAGATTTGCCTTTCCAGGAAGTTTTTATCCATCAAGTGATGAGCCAAGATATATTTCATCTTTCATCCAATTTTCAAGAATGA
- the LOC114165528 gene encoding protein FAR1-RELATED SEQUENCE 5-like — translation MNDSNNPIGEDAHKCTSTQQGVIDDIVAERVNVFTTLDDGNAISLEDISLFEETHVNNPCEDIIKGIHDKINEEVPEVGMTFDNVDQLKQSYRTYAIKCEFGVRIRSSSKGEDNELCFIRLVCSREGKCHVAVPSEVKSLPSQRKECPARISGVKKEGQWYIRHVNNVHNHDLSPKKSRLIRGNKKISMQVKRTLDMNDEAGVRINKSFQSLVCEAGGFENVPFVERDVRNYIEKQRRRLCKDGDAQALITHFSNMQQLNNDFYYDIDLDSDDRISNVFWLDARSRAACQEFGDVISFDTTYLTNKYDMPFAPFVGINHHGQSILLGCGLLSSEDTSTFVWLFQSWRRCMSNRSPEGIVTDQSKALQNVIEIVFQHTRHRWCLWHIMKKIPEKLQGYSQYKRIKCELKKLVYESVNVLDFESGWSEFLMKYELQNNEWLGTLYEDRYRWVPTYLKSNFWAGMSTTQRSEGLNAFFDGFINSTTTLHHFVVQYNNALKHKAEKECEADFASMNTIIPCATHSLIERQFHENYTNAKFEEIQKEFRSKMNCVIKNVDVDDFVSNYIVLQECLWDGDRANKYHKVIYNSHTQTITCTCLLFEFRGILCRHCLVVLAQEEVKTVHSRYIIPRWSKLIRRRYSSMRAAYNNKSDDPQMVRYQALCKEFFELADVACETESAIEILFNQLKSLRNSSSHCSGVMQIQINCPTPGGQINTTVRSPVAVKRKGRPRVARMKSAVEKVAKKKKSAYPNLKTDYNTYAPVDVDVCDDNQHCDSQGTNTPKWNASVPNSGFMSLLTSVQSNEFHSQMSPSSSQLW, via the exons ATGAATGATTCCAACAACCCGATTGGCGAAGATGCACATAAATGCACATCTACCCAGCAAGGagtaattgatgatattgttgcGGAAAG GGTCAATGTCTTCACTACATTGGATGATGGTAACGCGATATCTTTGGAAGACATTTCTTTATTTGAAGAAACTCATGTGAATAACCCATGCGAAGATATTATTAAAGGTATCCATGACAAAATTAACGAAGAAGTTCCTGAAGTTGGCATGACTTTTGATAATGTAGACCAACTGAAGCAATCCTACAGGACATACGCTATTAAATGTGAGTTCGGTGTCAGAATAAGAAGTTCATCAAAAGGAGAAGACAATGAGTTATGCTTCATAAGGTTAGTTTGTAGTCGTGAAGGTAAGTGTCATGTCGCAGTTCCTTCAGAAGTAAAAAGTCTCCCGTCACAGAGAAAAGAATGTCCTGCCAGAATTAGCGGTGTGAAGAAGGAAGGGCAGTGGTATATACGCCACGTTAACAATGTCCACAACCATGACCTTAGTCCAAAAAAGTCCAGGTTGATACGgggaaacaaaaaaataagcATGCAAGTCAAGAGGACACTAGATATGAATGATGAAGCCGGAGTGCGCATTAACAAGAGTTTCCAATCATTAGTTTGTGAAGCAGGTGGGTTTGAAAATGTTCCATTTGTTGAGCGTGATGTAAGGAATTACATCGAAAAGCAACGCAGGAGATTGTGCAAGGATGGTGATGCGCAGGCTCTCATAACACACTTCTCAAACATGCAACAATTGAACAATGACTTCTACTATGACATTGACTTGGATTCCGATGATCGCATCTCAAACGTTTTTTGGCTTGATGCGCGTAGTCGTGCAGCATGCCAAGAATTTGGAGATGTTATATCTTTCGACACAACGTATTTGACCAACAAGTACGATATGCCATTTGCACCTTTTGTCGGTATTAATCACCATGGGCAATCAATATTATTAGGATGTGGACTGTTGTCATCAGAAGATACATCCACCTTTGTTTGGCTATTTCAGAGTTGGCGTCGATGCATGTCCAACAGGTCACCTGAGGGAATTGTCACGGATCAATCCAAAGCCTTGCAAAACgtaattgaaattgttttccaACATACAAGGCATAGATGGTGCCTTTGGcacataatgaaaaaaattccGGAGAAGCTGCAAGGGTACTCccaatataaaagaattaagtGCGAATTGAAGAAATTGGTATACGAGAGTGTTAATGTTCTTGACTTTGAAAGTGGTTGGAGTGAATTCTTGatgaaatatgaattacaaaACAATGAATGGCTAGGAACACTATATGAAGACAGATATAGATGGGTGCCGACGTACTTGAAAAGTAATTTTTGGGCAGGAATGTCAACTACACAGCGAAGTGAGGGCCTGAATGCTTTCTTTGATGGTTTTATCAATTCCACAACCACATTGCATCATTTTGTTGTGCAATATAATAATGCACTAAAACACAAAGCGGAAAAGGAATGTGAAGCTGATTTTGCCTCAATGAACACAATTATTCCTTGCGCCACTCATTCCTTGATAGAGCGCCAGTTTCATGAAAATTACACAAATGCAAAGTTTGAGGAGATCCAAAAGGAGTTTAGATCCAAAATGAATTGTGTAATAAAAAATGTAGATGTCGACGACTTTGTCTCCAATTACATTGTGTTGCAAGAGTGTTTATGGGATGGTGATCGTGCAAACAAGTACCATAAAGTTATTTACAATTCCCACACTCAAACAATCACTTGCACGTGCTTGTTGTTTGAGTTTCGCGGGATATTGTGCCGCCACTGTTTGGTAGTTTTAGCCCAAGAAGAAGTCAAAACTGTACACTCAAGATACATAATTCCAAGGTGGAGTAAACTGATTCGAAGGAGATACTCTTCAATGAGAGCCGCTTACAACAACAAAAGTGACGATCCGCAAATGGTAAGGTACCAAGCGCTGTGCAAAGAATTCTTTGAACTTGCGGATGTCGCATGCGAAACTGAGTCTGCcattgaaattttgtttaatcaATTGAAGTCCTTGCGCAACAGCAGTAGCCACTGTTCTGGGGTTATGCAGATCCAAATCAACTGCCCCACACCCGGTGGGCAAATTAACACAACAGTGCGGAGTCCCGTTGCTGTGAAGAGAAAGGGGCGGCCACGTGTTGCAAGGATGAAATCAGCCGTGGAGAAGGTTGCCAAGAAAAAAAAGTCTGCTtatccaaatttaaaaacagACTACAACACCTAT GCGCCTGTGGATGTTGATGTCTGTGATGATAACCAACATTGTGATAGTCAAGGAACAAACACTCCTAAATGG AATGCGAGTGTTCCCAATTCAGGTTTCATGTCCTTGTTAACCTCGGTTCAAAGCAATGAGTTCCACAGTCAAATGTCTCCATCATCGTCGCAATTATGGTGA
- the LOC114166868 gene encoding probable leucine-rich repeat receptor-like protein kinase At1g35710 isoform X2 produces MNEGIMGKCVCSLVLMAFCMMPELASVFGATIPSSSINQEREALLNSGLWNDYRNISDHCDWKGISCNEAGSVTAIDSWYMKTPSSQELLWIDKLNFTAFPNLEHLRLTGMGLKGSIPTQITTLTNLSYLVLSNNHLHGSIPPQLGNLTQLQVLSLSRNSLAGFIPSTLGQLINLQYLSLESNKLQGSIPLQLANSTHLLELILSNNSLTGSVPSTFGQLKNLEALYLDSNKLEGSIPYTLGQLENLKLFFLQYNQITGPIPQEFGNLKVLQSLHLSNNSLNGSIPSTLGGLVSLVYLYLDSNQIQGHIPEELGYLTKLQVLQLSHNKISGLLPPRLLQMEKMSSLYLSSNQLCGSISLKTMKCPYDTIDLSHNLFNGSITSQIGCITDLSLSHNFLVGEIPFLFRRSFILSRLDLSYNNFSGKVHKELASLSYINLAYNSFDFSQDLDSKSKVPDYCYFQEDSLINDHHMPNFSYCHLVYKTDLQTRKSKLSIMLVVIPIIFFSLLVLLLILYFLRSIPKKKCEEISTKNGNFFSVWNYDGKIAFKDIIEATEDFDLKYCIGTGGYGSVYRAQLPSGNVVALKKLHRIESQNPSFDRSFRNEVKMLTEIRHRNIVKLHGFCLHNQCMFLIYQYMERGSLFYILNNDVEAKELNWSKRVNVIKGMAQALSYMHHDCTTPIVHRDVTSSNVLLNSQLEACVSDFGTARLLDPDSSNQTLVVGTYGYIAPELAYTLRVTEKCDVYSFGVVTLETLMGKHPREIISTSSNPTTQNMLVKDLLDSRLPLPIQKDAEDISLVINVALSCLCSKSNLRPSMQQVTEKLSGFKFLLDLPFQEVFIHQVMSQDIFHLSSNFQE; encoded by the exons ATGAATGAAGGAATTATGGGAAAGTGTGTTTGCAGTTTGGTGCTTATGGCCTTCTGTATGATGCCTGAGCTAGCATCTGTGTTTGGTGCCACCATCCCTTCTTCTTCCATCAATCAGGAACGAGAGGCTTTGCTCAACAGCGGTTTGTGGAATGATTACCGTAATATCTCTGACCATTGTGATTGGAAGGGTATCTCTTGCAATGAAGCTGGAAGTGTTACTGCTATTGACAGTTGGTACATGAAGACTCCTTCATCACAAGAATTGCTTTGGATAGATAAGTTGAACTTCACTGCCTTCCCCAATTTAGAGCATCTGCGTCTAACTGGAATGGGTCTGAAAGGAAGCATCCCCACACAAATAACCACACTTACTAACCTTAGCTATCTCGTCTTGTCTAACAATCATCTCCATG GTTCAATACCACCGCAACTTGGCAACTTGACACAATTGCAAGTTTTATCTCTCTCTAGGAATTCTCTAGCAGGTTTTATCCCATCTACATTGGGTCAATTGATCAATTTGCAATATCTTTCTCTTGAATCAAACAAACTTCAAG GTTCAATACCACTACAACTTGCTAATTCCACACATTTGCTGGAATTAATTCTCTCTAATAATTCGCTAACGGGTTCAGTCCCGTCTACTTTTGGTCAACTCAAGAACTTGGAAGCTCTTTATCTGGATTCAAACAAACTTGAAG GTTCAATTCCATATACTTTGGGTCAATTAGAGAACTTGAAGCTTTTCTTCCTTCAATATAACCAAATTACTGGTCCTATACCACAAGAATTtggaaatttaaaagttttacaaagtttACATCTCTCAAATAATTCCCTCAACGGTTCAATTCCTTCTactttaggtgggttggtgagttTGGTATACCTCTACCTTGATTCTAATCAAATACAAGGCCACATACCCGAAGAATTAGGATATCTAACCAAATTACAAGTTTTGCAACTTTCTCATAATAAGATTTCAGGCTTATTACCTCCAAGACTTTTGCAAATGGAAAAAATGTCCTCTTTATATCTCTCGTCAAATCAGTTATGTGGTTCAATCTCATTAAAAACCATGAAATGTCCGTATGATACAATTGATTTGAGCCATAACTTATTTAATGGAAGCATAACCTCTCAAATTGGTTGCATAACTGACCTTAGTCTGAGtcataattttcttgttggggagattCCATTTCTTTTTAGAAGAAGCTTCATACTTAGTCGATTGGATCttagttataataatttttcagGCAAAGTACACAAGGAACTTGCTAGTCTATCATACATAAATCTTGCATACAATTCCTTTGACTTCTCACAAGACCTTGACTCAAAATCAAAGGTACCAGACTACTGTTATTTTCAGGAAGACTCATTAATCAATGATCATCACATGCCGAATTTTTCATACTGCCACTTGGTTTACAAAACTGATCTTCAAACCAGAAAAAGTAAGCTAAGTATTATGTTGGTTGTTATTCCCATCATTTTCTTCAGCCTTTTAGTactacttttaatattatatttcctaAGATCTATTCCTAAGAAAAAATGTGAAGAAATATCAACAAAGAATGGAAACTTTTTTTCTGTATGGAACTATGATGGAAAAATTGCATTTAAAGATATCATTGAAGCAACTGAAGACTTTGACCTCAAGTATTGTATTGGGACAGGCGGATATGGCAGTGTCTATAGAGCACAATTGCCTAGTGGAAACGTTGTAGCATTAAAAAAACTCCATCGAATCGAATCTCAAAATCCATCTTTCGACAGAAGTTTTCGCAATGAGGTGAAGATGTTAACAGAAATTCGTCATAGAAACATTGTAAAGCTTCATGGATTTTGCCTCCACAATCAATGCATGTTTCTTATCTATCAGTACATGGAAAGAggtagtttattttatattttgaacaaTGATGTGGAAGCTAAGGAGTTGAATTGGAGTAAGAGGGTAAATGTGATTAAAGGGATGGCACAAGCTTTATCCTACATGCATCATGATTGTACCACACCAATTGTTCATCGAGACGTAACAAGTAGTAATGTTCTATTAAACTCACAATTAGAGGCTTGTGTCTCAGACTTTGGCACAGCTAGACTCCTTGATCCTGATTCTTCAAATCAAACCTTGGTAGTCGGGACTTATGGCTACATTGCCCCAG AGCTTGCTTATACATTAAGAGTGACAGAAAAATGTGATGTTTATAGTTTTGGGGTGGTGACTTTGGAAACATTAATGGGAAAACATCCTAGAGAGATAATATCAACTTCATCAAATCCAACTACTCAAAATATGTTGGTGAAAGATCTCTTGGATTCACGTCTTCCTCTTCCTATTCAGAAAGATGCTGAAGATATAAGTCTTGTGATAAATGTAGCATTATCATGTTTGTGCTCTAAATCAAACTTGAGGCCATCAATGCAACAAGTGACTGAGAAACTCTCTGGTTTCAAATTCCTATTAGATTTGCCTTTCCAGGAAGTTTTTATCCATCAAGTGATGAGCCAAGATATATTTCATCTTTCATCCAATTTTCAAGAATGA
- the LOC114167147 gene encoding UDP-glucuronate 4-epimerase 3 codes for MSHIDSAPSTPGKFKMEKATYFNRVRWHTSLAKLAVWSFVFLGAILIFFFRSPASTPVPVDLSRRSLRTYNWGGPVWEKRVRASARVRSRNGFAVLVTGAAGFVGTHVSAALKRRGDGVLGIDNFNDYYDPSLKRARQLLLERTGVYIVEGDINDEALLRKLFEVVPFTHVMHLAAQAGVRYAMENPGSYVHSNIAGFVNLLEVCKSVNPQPAIVWASSSSVYGLNTKVPFSERDRTDQPASLYAATKKAGEEIAHTYNHIYGLSLTGLRFFTVYGPWGRPDMAYFFFTRDILKGKVIPIFEAANHGTVARDFTYIDDIVRGCLGALDTAEKSTGSGGKKRGPAQLRVFNLGNTSPVPVSDLVGILERLLKAKAKRNIMRLPRNGDVQFTHANISYAQRELGYKPTTDLHSGLKKFVRWYLNYYSDVKKADE; via the coding sequence ATGTCACACATAGACAGTGCCCCTTCGACTCCAGGGAAGTTCAAGATGGAGAAAGCCACGTACTTTAATCGTGTGCGGTGGCACACCTCGCTGGCGAAGCTCGCCGTGTGGTCCTTCGTGTTTTTGGGCGCGATCTTGATCTTCTTTTTCCGGTCGCCGGCGTCGACGCCGGTTCCGGTGGACCTCTCACGGAGGTCACTGAGGACCTACAACTGGGGCGGACCCGTCTGGGAGAAACGGGTCCGAGCCTCTGCCCGGGTCCGGTCCCGAAATGGGTTTGCCGTTTTGGTCACCGGAGCCGCCGGCTTTGTCGGCACCCACGTTTCTGCGGCTCTGAAACGCCGCGGTGATGGGGTTCTGGGAATTGACAATTTCAATGACTACTACGACCCTTCACTGAAACGTGCGCGCCAGTTGCTCTTGGAGCGCACTGGAGTGTACATAGTCGAGGGTGATATCAATGATGAAGCACTCTTGAGGAAGCTTTTTGAGGTTGTTCCTTTCACTCATGTTATGCACTTGGCTGCTCAGGCTGGTGTGAGGTATGCCATGGAGAATCCTGGCTCTTATGTGCATAGCAACATTGCTGGTTTTGTGAATTTGCTTGAGGTTTGTAAGAGTGTGAATCCACAGCCTGCTATTGTTTGGGCATCTAGTAGCTCAGTTTATGGACTCAACACTAAGGTTCCATTCTCTGAGAGGGATAGGACTGATCAGCCTGCTAGTTTGTATGCTGCCACTAAGAAGGCTGGTGAGGAGATTGCTCACACTTATAACCATATCTATGGTCTTTCATTGACTGGCTTGAGGTTCTTCACTGTTTATGGCCCTTGGGGTAGGCCTGATATGGCTTACTTCTTCTTCACAAGGGATATTCTGAAGGGGAAGGTGATACCTATATTTGAGGCTGCCAATCATGGCACCGTTGCTAGGGATTTTACTTACATTGATGATATTGTGAGGGGTTGTTTAGGGGCTCTGGATACTGCAGAAAAAAGCACAGGGAGTGGGGGGAAGAAAAGGGGGCCTGCACAGTTGAGGGTGTTCAATTTGGGAAATACTTCACCGGTGCCGGTTAGTGATCTTGTGGGCATTTTGGAGAGGCTTCTGAAGGCTAAGGCAAAGAGGAACATAATGAGGTTGCCACGGAATGGTGATGTTCAGTTTACACATGCCAACATTAGCTACGCGCAGAGAGAGCTTGGGTATAAGCCGACCACAGATCTGCATAGTGGTTTGAAGAAATTTGTGCGGTGGTACTTGAATTACTATTCTGATGTGAAGAAAGCTGATGAGTGA